The sequence AGCGTCTCGACGTCCTCCCGACCCGGCGCCTCCAGCTCGCCTATGGCGCGCTCCAGCAGGGTCCAGGTCGGATTGTCGTCACGGCCGTACAAGTACGGTCCCGACACCTCGCCGGGCAGGTGGAAGTGGGCCGCGAACACCGGTCCGGGCAGGGTCGGCTCGTGCTTGACCGGCTCGGGCAGCCCCGCCCGTACCGCGCGCGTGCCGTCGCCCGTGCGGTCCTCGCTCCTCGTGCCCTCGCTCATGCGGCCCGTCCTTCCAGTTCGTCCTGTACGGCGGCGAGCAGCCCCGTGCTCGCCGCCTCCACCATCTCAAGGCACTCCTCGAAGCCGTCCCGGCCCCCGTAGTACGGGTCCGGTACGTCGAGGTCGCGGCCGGCACCGGGGTCGTAGGAGCGCAGCAGGCGGATCTTGCGCGCGTCCTCCTCGGTGGGTGCGAGACGGCGCAGGGCCCTGAGGTGGGAAGCGTCGAGAGCTATCACGAGGTCGAGCCGGGCGAACCACGACGGCAGGAATCGGCGGGCCCGGTGCGCGCTGTCGTAGCCGTGCTCTTCCAGGACGGAGACGGTGCGCGGGTCGGCCGGCTCCCCCTCGTGCCAGCCGCCCGTGCCGGCGCTGTCGACCGCCACCAGGTCCTCCAGACCGGCCTCCGCCACGCGCGCGCGGAAGACGGACTCGGCCATCGGGGAACGGCAGATGTTGCCGGTGCACACGAAACACACGCGGTAGGTCATGACGCGCTCAGTCCTCGTCCGGCAGGACGACGTGCAGCGCCCAGGAGACGACGGAGATGATCAGACCACCGAGGACGGCCGTCCAGAAGCCCTCCACATGGAAGCTCAGATCGAGCTTTCCGCACACCCAGGAGGTCAGCAGCAGCATCAGCGCGTTCACGACCAGGGTGATCAGCCCCAGGGTCAGGATGAACAACGGGAAGGTGAGCACCTTCACGATCGGCTTGACCAGCCAGTTGACCAGGCCGAAGATCAACGCGACGACGACCAGCGTGCCGGCCTTCTTGGCGGTGCCGTCACCGGTCAGTGTGATCTTGTCGAGCGCCCATACCGCGACCGCCAGGGCACCGGCGTTGGCGATCGTCTTGACTAGGAAATTCCTCATGTGTCTGATCGTGGCAGACCGGACGGAACCCGGCCGGGTGACGGCGGACGCGGCCATGGGGCGCAGGGGAGCGGCGAGCAGTGAGGCGAGGACGGCGGCGGCGATGAAGGCATTCCGGCTGGACGACCTGGAGGCGGAACGCGCCGCCAACGAGGGCGCTTACCTGCAGTTCCTGCGCGAGCGGAACATGTCGGTCGGCCTGTACGCCCTCGACGCGGGCGGGCACGACCCGCAGAAGCCGCACAACCAGGACGAGGTGTACCTGGTGGTCAGCGGCCGGGCCTCGCTCACGGTCGGCCTGGAGACGACCCAGGTGGCGCGGGGCAGCGTCGTGTACGTGCCCGCCGGGGTCCCGCACAAGTTCCACCACATCAGCGAGGACCTCAGGGTGCTCGTCGTGTTCTCTCCACCCGAGGCGTGAGCCCGGCCCCCGTGTTCCCTAGGGGACGGGTCAGGGCAGGACAAGGGATGCGAAAGCCCCGCTCAGACCCCTCGCGGCCCTAGCATCGAGTGCGTACCACAGACAACGCACGAGAACGCAAAGGACGAGGCGATGCGAGAGATCTTCGCGGGGCTGCCGTGGTGGGTGAAGTGGGTCGCGGTGCCGGTCATCGCCCTGGTCGTGTTCGGGGGCCTGATAGCGAGCGTGGTCGGGTTCGTGATCGGCCTGCTGTTCAAGGCACTGGTCTTCGTCGCCCTCGTCGGCGGGCTGATCTACGTCGTGCGCCGGTTCTCGGGGAACTCCTCGTCGCGCAGCGGGTGGTGAGGCACCCGGCCGCCGGTCAGCGGTGACGAGGGCGGTTCCCTCGGGGGAGGGAAGTTTCGGTCCGGAGCGGTCCGGGCGCGGTGGCGGGCCCGTTAAAGTCCGGAACCCCCCGCGGACTCCGGCTCCGTGGGAGGCGCAGACCCCGTGCTCCACCCCTCGCACGGGTTCCCCCCTCGCGCTTCGGGAGTGACCCCTTGGCCATGGTTGACACCGCACCGGCAGCACCCCACGCACCCGCCGTCGCACCGCGCCCCCGCGCATCCGCCTACCAGCGACCACCGTCCCCACTCGTCCCCAGCCAGGCCGGCGCGCCCGCGGCCGGTGCCGGCCTCTGTGAGCCCGCGCCCTCCGCCGGCCGGCCGGCACCGCGACCCCCGGCCACGCCCGCCGCCACCCTCATCGGATCCGTCCAGCGCGCCATGCGCCTGCTGGAGACGGTCGCCTCGCACCCCTACGGCGCCCCCGCCAAACAACTCGCGCGCGAGACCGGCCTCGCGCTGCCCACCGCCTACCACCTGCTGCGCACACTGGTGCACGAGGGCTATCTGCACCGGGACAAGGGACTGTTCTTCCTCGGTGACGCCGCGGAGCGGCTGGCCCGCGGCGGAGCACAGCAGAAACGTCGCAGCATGGTGGCGGACATCCTCGCCCACTGGCGCGATTCCATCGGTGTGCCGGTGTACTACGCGAGATACCGGGAGGGCGAGATCGAGGTCATGTGCGTCTCCGCCTCGCCCCAGGCACCGGCGGTCGAGGAGTGGGCGGACTTCCGCGAGACCGGCCATGCGCACGCGATCGGGCAGTGCCTGCTCTCCCAGCTGGACGAGGACGCGCGCCGCGACCATCTCGCCCGCTACCCCGCGCGGCCCGTCACCCCGTACACCGTGCGGGACAACGACGCGCTGCTACGGCGGCTGGCCCGGACCGGCCGGATGGAACCGACGGTGGAGCGCCAGGAGTACGCCGTCGGGACGGTCTGCGCGGCGATTCCCATCACGGTCGGCGCCACCGCGGCCACCATGGCCATGTCGATGCCCGCCCACCAGGCCGACCGGCTGCTGCCCGCGGCCCGTCGGCTGCAGACGGAGATCGGGCGGCACCTGGGATCGCTCACGCTCTCTATCAGTATCTGAAAACTCACTCCTTGTGATCCACTGTGTACGTTCAGCAAGATTTGACCACGGTCAGAGGGATCGATCCCGGCCAGTCGACGTCATATGACGGGGTAGGCAATGCGCGAGTCCGTACAGGCAGAAGTCATGATGAGCTTTCTCGTGTCCGAGGAGCTCTCCTTCCGCATCCCGGTGGAGTTGCGCTACGAGACCAGTGATCCCTATGCCGTGCGGCTCACCTTTCATCTTCCAGGTGACGCACCCGTCACCTGGGCCTTCGGGCGCGAGCTGCTGATCGACGGGGTCGGCCGTCCGTGCGGGGAGGGAGACGTGCGTATCTCCCCCGTCGACTCGGAGGTGCTGGGAGAGGTGCTGATCCGGCTTCAGGTCGGTGGTGACCATGCCCTCTTCCGCTCGTCGGCGCCTCCGCTCGTGGCCTTCCTCGACCGCACGGACAAACTGGTGCCGCTCGGTCAGGAGGCGGCACTGGCCGATTTCGACGCGCATCTGGACGAGGCCCTGGACCGCATCCTGGCCGAGGAGCAGAGCGCCGGCTGAAGCGTCACGGCAAGGGGGCTCCGCCGTCGGGTGCGGGGTCGTGCAGGAACGCTTCTGCACAGCGGGCGGCGGTGCCGCCGGCGCTCACCGCTTCCGGCGCCGGCCCCGGCCGCCGCGCGCCGGGGCGGTCCGGGCACCGGCGGATGCCGTGGCCGCCGCGGCGGCCGGTCCGCCCCGGTCGGCCGACACCACCAGCGCGGCCAGCGCCGTGGTGACCGGGACCGAGGCGACCAGACCGATCGAGCCCACCAGCGTGCGCACGATCTCCTCGGCCACCAGCTCGCTGTTGGCCACGGTCCCCACGCTGCTCTGCGCGATCGAGAACAGCAGCAGCAACGGCAGCGCGGCACCGGCGTAGGCGAGCACCAGGGTGTTGACCACGGACGCGATGTGGTCGCGGCCGATCCGGATGCCCGCCCGGTACAGCCCGCGCCAGCCCATCGACGGGTTGGCCTCGTGCAGTTCCCAGACGGCCGACGTCTGGGTCACCGTCACATCGTCCAGCACGCCGAGCGATCCGATGATGACCCCGGCCAGCAGCAGACCGCTCATGTCGATCGACGGATACAGGCCGTGGATCAGACCCGTGTTGTCGTCCGTGTTGCCCGTCAGCGCGGCCCAGCCGATGAACAGCGACCCGAGCACACCGATCAGCGCCAGCGATATCAGCGTGCCGAGCACCGCCACCGACGTGCGGGCCGACAGACCGTGGCACAGGTACAGGGCGATCAGCATGATGGCACTCGATCCGACGACGGCCACCAGCAGCGGATTAGATCCCTGGAGGATCGCCGGCAGGATGAACAGCGTCAGCACCAGGAAGCTGACGGCCAGGGCGACCAGAGCCATGACCCCGCGCAGCCGGCCCACCACGACCACGGCCACCGCGAAGATTCCGGCGAGCAGTGTCATGGGGAACTTGCGGTTCACATCGGTCACCGCGTACTGCAGGTTCTTCGGTGCCGAGGGCTCGTAGGCGACCACGACCTTCTCGCCCTGGGAGAGCTGGCGCGACTGGTCCGGCTGCACGATCTCGGTGAAGGTACGGCCCTTGTCCTGACCGGTGTCGACCCGGATCGTGGCCTTCTTGCAGGTGCCGTCGGCCTGTTGCCGGGCCGAGCTGCCCTCGGCGGTGGAGGTGTCGCCGGTCGGGGGCACTCCGGAGGCGTTCGCCGACGCGCAGCTCAGCTCGACGACCTGGGTGACCGTGGCCTGCTGGGTCTGACGGTCGAAGCCGACGCCGGTGCGCTTGTGGGCCGGGGTCTGTCCGGGCCAGAGCACCACGAGGCCGACCAGGACCGCCGCGGTGAAGGGGACCAGGACCGCCGCGATGACTTTGCGCAGGTGCAGGGAGACGGGAGCGGCGGGGCCGTGACTGTGGCTGTGGCCGTGCGAGTGACCGTGCCCGGGAGCGGCGGCACGGCCGCCCTCGGAGGCTGCGTGGCCGTGCCCGGCGGCCTGCTCCGAGCCGTCTCGGCGGTGCGGCTCGGAAGGCTGATGGGGGTACTGCTCCATGCTGGTCACCGCCCGATCATCCCAAGAACGCGAGGGGGCCCACTGTTCACCGCGCCATACATGGCGCTAGCGTGGAGGCACCTTTGCACACGCGGGAGCTCGGAGCACCGGGCTGAGAGGGCGCTGACCTCCGTGGTGGCGATGTTTCACGTGGAACAAGCGATGTTCCGCGGGAAGCGTCGGCCTACGGGAACCGCTGCGTCGACCGCCGAACCTGTTACCGGGTAATGCCGGCGTAGGGAGTAGGTCTCATGACCAACAAGGACGCACGCACGCCTGCCTCCGCTCAGGACGACAAGTCCGCGGAGGCCGGGAAGTCCATCGGCTGGCACAAGGCATATGTCGAGGGCTCGCGCCCCGACCTACGGGTGCCGGTCCGTCAGGTGCATCTCACGAACGGGCAGTCGGTCACGCTGTACGACACATCGGGCCCGTACACCGATCCGCTCGCCGATACGGACGTCCGCAGGGGCCTGCCGCCGCTGCGGGAGAACTGGATCATCGCCCGCGGCGACACCGAGGAGTACACGGGCCGGCCGGTCCGTCCCGAGGACGACGGGATCAAGCACACCTCGCCGCGCGGCGGGCTGCGCAACCTGGACGCGGTCTTCCCCGGACGCCCGCGCCAGCCGCGGCGCGGACGTGACGGCCAGGCGGTGACCCAGCTCGCGTACGCCCGCCGGGGCGAAATCACGCCGGAGATGGAGTTCGTGGCCCTCCGGGAGAACGTCTCGCCCGAGGTGGTCCGCGAGGAGATCGCGGCGGGCCGGGCCGTGCTGCCGGCCAACGTCAACCACCCGGAGATCGAGCCGATGATCATCGGCAAACGGTTCCTGGTGAAGGTGAACGCCAACATCGGCAACTCGGCGGTGACGTCCTCCATCGAAGAGGAGGTCGAGAAGATGACCTGGGCGACCCGCTGGGGCGCCGACACGGTCATGGATCTGTCCACCGGCCGCAACATCCACACCACCCGCGAGTGGGTGCTGCGCAACTCGCCCGTTCCCATCGGCACGGTGCCGCTCTACCAGGCGCTGGAGAAGGTCGACGGCAAGGCCGAGGAACTGACCTGGGAGATCTACAAGGACACCGTCATCGAGCAGGCCGAGCAGGGCGTGGACTACATGACGGTCCACGCGGGCGTCCGGCTGCCGTACGTCCCGCTCACCGCCAACCGCAAGACCGGCATCGTCTCGCGCGGTGGCTCCATCATGGCCGCGTGGTGCCTGGCGCACCACAAGGAATCATTCCTGTACGAGAACTTCGAGGAGCTGTGCGAGATCCTCGCCGCCTACGACGTCACGTACTCGTTGGGTGACGGCCTGCGGCCCGGATCGATCGCGGACGCCAACGACGAGGCCCAGTTCGCGGAGCTGCGGACGCTCGGGGAACTCAACCGGATCGCCAGGCGCTTCGACGTACAGACGATGATCGAGGGCCCCGGGCACGTCCCGATGCACAAGATCAAGGAGAACATCGACCTCCAGCAGGAGATCTGCGATGAGGCTCCGTTCTATACGCTCGGCCCGCTGACCACGGATGTCGCGCCGGCGTACGACCACATCACCTCCGGCATCGGTGCCGCGATGATCGCCTGGTGGGGCACGGCGATGCTCTGCTACGTCACGCCCAAGGAGCACCTGGGCCT comes from Streptomyces sp. SCL15-4 and encodes:
- a CDS encoding YibE/F family protein → MEQYPHQPSEPHRRDGSEQAAGHGHAASEGGRAAAPGHGHSHGHSHSHGPAAPVSLHLRKVIAAVLVPFTAAVLVGLVVLWPGQTPAHKRTGVGFDRQTQQATVTQVVELSCASANASGVPPTGDTSTAEGSSARQQADGTCKKATIRVDTGQDKGRTFTEIVQPDQSRQLSQGEKVVVAYEPSAPKNLQYAVTDVNRKFPMTLLAGIFAVAVVVVGRLRGVMALVALAVSFLVLTLFILPAILQGSNPLLVAVVGSSAIMLIALYLCHGLSARTSVAVLGTLISLALIGVLGSLFIGWAALTGNTDDNTGLIHGLYPSIDMSGLLLAGVIIGSLGVLDDVTVTQTSAVWELHEANPSMGWRGLYRAGIRIGRDHIASVVNTLVLAYAGAALPLLLLFSIAQSSVGTVANSELVAEEIVRTLVGSIGLVASVPVTTALAALVVSADRGGPAAAAATASAGARTAPARGGRGRRRKR
- a CDS encoding DUF5326 family protein, producing the protein MREIFAGLPWWVKWVAVPVIALVVFGGLIASVVGFVIGLLFKALVFVALVGGLIYVVRRFSGNSSSRSGW
- a CDS encoding IclR family transcriptional regulator, which translates into the protein MAMVDTAPAAPHAPAVAPRPRASAYQRPPSPLVPSQAGAPAAGAGLCEPAPSAGRPAPRPPATPAATLIGSVQRAMRLLETVASHPYGAPAKQLARETGLALPTAYHLLRTLVHEGYLHRDKGLFFLGDAAERLARGGAQQKRRSMVADILAHWRDSIGVPVYYARYREGEIEVMCVSASPQAPAVEEWADFRETGHAHAIGQCLLSQLDEDARRDHLARYPARPVTPYTVRDNDALLRRLARTGRMEPTVERQEYAVGTVCAAIPITVGATAATMAMSMPAHQADRLLPAARRLQTEIGRHLGSLTLSISI
- a CDS encoding cupin domain-containing protein, which produces MKAFRLDDLEAERAANEGAYLQFLRERNMSVGLYALDAGGHDPQKPHNQDEVYLVVSGRASLTVGLETTQVARGSVVYVPAGVPHKFHHISEDLRVLVVFSPPEA
- the thiC gene encoding phosphomethylpyrimidine synthase ThiC; this encodes MTNKDARTPASAQDDKSAEAGKSIGWHKAYVEGSRPDLRVPVRQVHLTNGQSVTLYDTSGPYTDPLADTDVRRGLPPLRENWIIARGDTEEYTGRPVRPEDDGIKHTSPRGGLRNLDAVFPGRPRQPRRGRDGQAVTQLAYARRGEITPEMEFVALRENVSPEVVREEIAAGRAVLPANVNHPEIEPMIIGKRFLVKVNANIGNSAVTSSIEEEVEKMTWATRWGADTVMDLSTGRNIHTTREWVLRNSPVPIGTVPLYQALEKVDGKAEELTWEIYKDTVIEQAEQGVDYMTVHAGVRLPYVPLTANRKTGIVSRGGSIMAAWCLAHHKESFLYENFEELCEILAAYDVTYSLGDGLRPGSIADANDEAQFAELRTLGELNRIARRFDVQTMIEGPGHVPMHKIKENIDLQQEICDEAPFYTLGPLTTDVAPAYDHITSGIGAAMIAWWGTAMLCYVTPKEHLGLPNRDDVKTGVITYKIAAHAADLAKGHPGAQEWDDALSDARFEFRWEDQFNLALDPDTAREFHDETLPAEPAKTAHFCSMCGPKFCSMKISQDIRREHGGSRAEIEEGMAQKSKEFAEAGNRVYLPLAD
- a CDS encoding SsgA family sporulation/cell division regulator; the protein is MRESVQAEVMMSFLVSEELSFRIPVELRYETSDPYAVRLTFHLPGDAPVTWAFGRELLIDGVGRPCGEGDVRISPVDSEVLGEVLIRLQVGGDHALFRSSAPPLVAFLDRTDKLVPLGQEAALADFDAHLDEALDRILAEEQSAG
- a CDS encoding low molecular weight protein-tyrosine-phosphatase; translated protein: MTYRVCFVCTGNICRSPMAESVFRARVAEAGLEDLVAVDSAGTGGWHEGEPADPRTVSVLEEHGYDSAHRARRFLPSWFARLDLVIALDASHLRALRRLAPTEEDARKIRLLRSYDPGAGRDLDVPDPYYGGRDGFEECLEMVEAASTGLLAAVQDELEGRAA
- a CDS encoding phage holin family protein, which codes for MRNFLVKTIANAGALAVAVWALDKITLTGDGTAKKAGTLVVVALIFGLVNWLVKPIVKVLTFPLFILTLGLITLVVNALMLLLTSWVCGKLDLSFHVEGFWTAVLGGLIISVVSWALHVVLPDED